The genomic window aagGACAGGAAGTTGAAACCAAGAAAATTCTGTACAAGCAGATCtccttaaaataattgttttccttTAGCCTTCCTACATAGTTACATTTTCACAATTTACTCTGTTCAACCTACTATAAAAGCATTTAGGTTTTGCTACTTCTTTGGGGTAATTAGAGCTCCCATGTCCCATGccacataaaatttatattaaataaagttATATGCTTTTCTCCTCTTAATCTGTCTTATGTCAGTTTAATTATCAGGCCCAGCCATAAAAACTCAAGAGGATAGTGGTAAAATTTTGCCTCCCCTACAAGGATATTTGAGTTTGTCAGACTCTTTAGTTTCTGAAATTGACGGTAAATTTAGTCCTGAAATCAATAGTAAACATACACACagtataacattttttaaaatgtgatgctAATCAGTCTCTTTTCTAATAGGATAACTGACTATCAAGATAAACTTAGTTCAAACAGAGTAACTCTGAGTACTCACATTCTTTCACACTACAAAACAAATCTAGCAGCAAACTTTATTATGTCAGGCGTTTAaatcagagcaactccatcttgaataggagctgggtaaaataaggctgaggcctactgggctgcattcccagaagcTTAAGGCATTTGTATTCACAGAATGAGTCACAGAAGAGGTTGGCACAAggtacaggtcataaagactGCTAATAAAAGCATgaggtaaagaagccagccaaaacctaCCAAAATCAAGATGGCGAGGAAATTGACCTCTGGttatcctcactgctcattatacacaCTTATAATGCAtcagcatgctaaaagacactcccaccagtgccatgaccatttacagatgccatggcaacgtaggaaagttaccctatatggtctaaaaggggaaGGAACTCTCAGTtggggaattgcccacccctttcccagaaaactcatgaagaatccaccccttgtttagcatgtaatcaagaaataactataaatatccttagaatagaacaaaagaacaattttctttacttctctaataaacttgctttcactgtactctatggatttgcctcgAATTCTTTCTTGAGAGAGacccaagaaccctctcttggtgtctggattgggacccctttccagtgACAGTTACACTTGCAAAATACATCCTGTGTCCAACCACTATACATTTgtgaaatttattaaatattaatttaaataagttGAAAGACCTTTAAAGACGAACaactcaaaaatgaataaaattattatttgggtTACCCAGTATAAAAATCCATCAAAAAgccaaatattttacaattttgctCAAGTACCTATTTTTGCTAATTGTCAGCACTTATTTCTGTTCCAGAACATCATATTTATACTAGGATTGGAAGTAGTTATATTTtaagaacaagaaacagaaacaataaaaggTTACGAGATGTCAATAGACTAAGTGCTAAAGAAATTCCAGATAGGAAGAGGAGGTATCTAGAGAAAAGGAGCTGAAAAGAAATGGGGTAGGTCGACCAAATTTTAGAGCAAGAGTTTTTAACCTGAGGTCCATACTTATATGTCACAACGCCCCTAAGGATAAAATTCAGCAATTGGAAGGTGCTGAAGGGGAAGTCTGTGAGTTTGGGTagtaaaatatctatttttaaaaagttaaccttGACTGAACTTGAACATTTCACTTTATTATGAATTTAGGCCACAAATCTCAGTACCTGTTACTTTGTAACCCAAAAGACATTAGATGTTTCATTTCTCGTTACAATTGCTGAGTTATCTTGAAACATTTATACTCCTCTAATTAGTAACAGCAATTAGGCTCACCAAATTATATAATGTGTTAACTATATTAACAACATAACTATATAGGCCCATTTATCACTATCAAGTTTCAAAAATACTCTGATAACTGTAATTTAACTTTGTTTGGCATTTTATATACTTAAAACATCATTCTGAGATTTTCCATGTTACCAGACAGCCAAAAGTGTGTACAATACGCAAGAAAACTGTTAATGTCTTTTTCTCAAGATTACATCTGagtgggccaggcgctgtggcttacgcctgtaatcccagcactttgggaggccaaggcgggcggatcacgaggtcaggagattgagaccatcctggctaacacggtgaaaccccgtctctactaaaaatacaaaaaattagccgggcatggtggtgggcgcctgcagtcccagctactcgggaggctgaggcaggagaatggtgtgaacccgggaggcggagcttgcagtgagccgaaatcacgccactgcacttcagcctgggcgacagagcgagaccccgtctcaaaaaaataaaataaaataaaataaaataaaataaataaataaattacatcagAGTTCAGTGAACAGAGGTAGGAGGCAAGATTGTGCAATCTTGGTATGAATATTCCTTATTTAGCTACAACACCAAAAGTTATTTGCACTATCGTACTAAATAACCCTCCTCCACAGAAATCTGCCAGTCTTGCTAGGAGGCCTCAGTTTGTGTCAGGAACGCCCAACACTGTACTTTTCTAATACTCATAAACATTTCTAATACTCATTTCTAAAGTGCATTTCTAATACTCATCATTTGTTAACCATATGATAATCCTCTATATATTTTCCCCCGTATTTGTGAGGAAGACGTTTTAACAGTCTGTGTGCTAACACTTTACCTCAAATTTCCTGAAAGGGTTTTAAGGTTTATTAGAAATAACTATCCTGTCAAGTTCTTCTGGGTAAGCAACTTAGGATATTAGGCCTTTCCAAATGAGAAATATTTCTTGGGCTCCAGATAACGTCATCCCAGTGTTTTACTCACTTCATTTTAAAGGAATACTTTGAAACATGCAGTGGGGTGGGTAAGAGAATGCTTCACAGCTATCCATCAGGAAAGATGTGTCTCTGAGAGAGCCTTTGCAGGGAGGTGGACTATCGTGTCACAAAAGTCCTGCAGCCTCGCTCTCCTGCAGCGGCGTCACCAACGAGCTCTCGCAGGAGACAGCTTGCTGATCAGCAGCTCGGAGTTCTGGTAGCGCCGTACGTCGCGCAGGGTCACCGTGCAGGGCACATAGCGGGGAGACTTCTTGCCGCCCTTGGCCTGCGTGGAATAGCTGTCTGCTAAattctagccagggcaataaCCCTTGTGCCAAAGTGCTTCAAAAACTCACGAAGCCACTGGCACTCTGTGGACACACGCTAAGTTTAAAATTAAGTAGTGGCCTAATACATCTGTTCACATCCTAACTTTTAAACGTGGTAGAATCTGGACCACCTCCcctctagtttttttttaaatctgcgGTGTTCGCTACACTGTCTTAGAAAGGTATAAGGATGGGTAACTTATGACTTAAGTTTTCCCCATGTCTCATTTTCTTCCACGTGGAAATGTTAAGTTCTTTTAGAGAAGACGTGGGTGGCCCTTAAAAGAGCCGTTTGTTTGGACTCGTTTTACTCCAGTTGCCACAAACTAGTCCAGGTAGTTACTTGCCCTTCGCCTTGTGGTGGCTCTCAGTCTTTTTGGGCAGCAGCACTGCCTGGATGTTGGGCAGGACACCGCCCTGTGCGATGGTGACTTTGCCCAGCAGCTTGTTGAGTTCCTCGTCGTTGCGGATGGCCAGTTGGAGATGACGGGGGATGATGCGAGTCTTCTTGTTGTCGCGGGCCGCATTGCCCGCCAGTTCCAGGATCTCCGCTGTCAGGTACTCCAGCACCGCTGCCAGATACACCGGCGCGCCGGCCCCAACCCTCTCGGCATAATTGCCTTTGCGAAGCAGGCGGTGCACTCGGCCCACGGGGAACTGGAGCCCAGCCCTAGAGGAGCGAGTCTTAGCCTTAGCGCGAGCCTTGCCTCCCTGCTTGCCACGTCCAGACATTGCGAGCGCAACTAACTCACCACAAGCAACTACGAAACAAACAGGACAGGCGGCGCTTTTTATAAACACTACTGGGCGCGAAAAAGAAGACGTGTTGTTGGTTAGGACTGCAGTTTAATTCCAACCAATGGCAGTACGTCTTCTGGATTTGCGAATCCTGATTGGGCAGAACTGACCTCTGACGTTACCCTGAATAACTACCAATCAGACACAAGACTTCAACTCTTCACCTTATTTGCATAAGCGATTCTATATAAAAGCGCCTTGTCGTACCTTGCTCAccgtgtttttctttttccttggagCTTTGTAGCTAGTGTTCGCTATGCCAGAGCCCGCGAAGTCCGCTCCCGCCCCGAAAAAGGGCTCCAAGAAGGCGGTGACTAAGGCGCAGAAGAAAGACGGCAAAAAGCGCAAGCGCAGCCGCAAGGAGAGTTATTCCATCTATGTGTACAAGGTGTTGAAGCAGGTCCATCCTGACACCGGCATTTCGTCCAAGGCCATGGGCATCATGAATTCGTTTGTGAACGACATTTTCGAGCGCATTGCTGGTGAGGCTTCCCGCCTGGCGCATTACAACAAGCGCTCGACCATCACCTCCAGGGAGATCCAGACGGCTGTGCGCCTGCTGCTGCCCGGGGAGTTGGCCAAGCACGCCGTGTCCGAGGGCACCAAGGCCGTCACCAAGTACACCAGCGCTAAGTAAACAGTGAGTTGGTTGCAAACTCGACCCTAACGGCTCTTTTAAGAGCCACCCATCTTCTCAAAGAGAGAGCTGGTGCTTGTATTCCTCCTGTGCTGGCCATTGACATAGTACTTGTAACTCACTACTGTTTTTTTAGTCTGAACtaattcttaatgattttttttagatCTGCCATTCTAATCCCCTTGGAGTTAAGTAAGGAGATGGGGAGACTTTCTATTACACGTTCGAAACTGATTAAAATACTCGTCGGTCCCCCAGCGGATAGTGAGTTGGAACAGTGCCAAGTTGCAGCGGTTATCAGTTTGAATTTGTCCGGGCAGCGCCCACCCTTCCTGTCTGCATCCTGATTAGTTGCTGTATCCAGGAAGTCCACGGCCGGTTTGGGTGCGCCAAAGGAATTCAAACCCCGCCTTTATTTGGCCTGCCTTAACAAACTCAGTAAACTGTCAGTTTGTGTTTCTCATTCTTTAGTATTTTATCGCTTTCGGGAAGGAGATTGATTTCTTCTCAGTTTTCATTGGATACagcgattttttaaaaaagggaccCTTTATGGCAAcataatcagttttttttttgtttttttttttgagagggagactttctctgtcacccagactggagtgcagtggcgtgatctcagctcactgcaacttccgcctcccgggttccagcgattctcctgcctcagccttccgggtagctgggattagaggcatgcgccaccatgcccggataatttttgtatttttagtagggacgggatttcaccatgttggccaggctggtctcgaactcctgacttcaggtgatccaccagcctcagcctcccaaagtgctgattacaggcgtgagccatccaGTCCGGCTGCAATGGAATTTGAAGGCGGTAGTTTTCAGCCTGATCAATGCTTTATCTCTAATTAGAATACTATTTTCCCTTTATGGCATATCTATATAAGCAAAGGCATTAGAAGCCTAAACAGGACAATTCGGGGTGTTAAGGCAGAAAACTTGAGGACGTTTATCCCAAACTCTTTTCTGAAATAAGtcaatttcaattttaaaactcctttctttagtattttaaatactgtttttgaCTGCCTAGAAGAAGTGAGGAAAAACAAGTTCCCCCTTATTCAGGTTGTCACAAATGAGAACCAGTCATCCAACAAACGATGTTGCTCTAGGTTGTAACTATTCAGTCATGTGTCTCTTAGGTAAAAATCCAAGGTCTATAAAGCATTTGGAAGCTCCCACTATGACTGGCTTTTGGTTTCAAAGGTAGTAATTGTATATAAACGAGTTACTATCTAGTTTATTTAAAATGGATCTAAATTTAGCACAGTAATAGCATCTAAAGCAATTAGTATTTTTGTTAAATCCACTATGAAATACACACTTTTGTTGACTCATGTCCTATTTTTTTCAAAGCCCAGTTAAATATTGTCTGCtttatgaaatttcttttttgagcTTTTTCTCGGACACTTGTCCAGCCTTTGAAAACTGTCTCTGTAGAGTTTCTAAAACATATCTCTTTGAATTGCTATCTGGTTTGTTGTATATATTTCTATGTAGAAAATACACACTCAAGTTCTTTTACTTCACCATAATCCCATACTAATGATAACTGAACTGTTATCAATTCTGTGAATAAACAGAACTTAAATTACTTTTATGACATTATTGTTATGTTACAGGGGCCTCTGACCCTCTCTATTAATCCAAATAGTCAGATGATAATTTCCAAGCTAAATAACTTGCTTCTTTGTCTTACAAGATATAGAAATCAGAATAAAAAGCAGAGTTTGTAAGAAAAGGAGGATTGCGACTGACTCATGGGCATATCGTCCAGCCACAGGTGAAAATTTGTAAAGGCTAGGTTTTCGAAAACTACACAAAGTTAAGTTGAAAAGAACCCAGCTAATTCTGTTACTCAGAAGACTAACCTGCCTAAGAGGTAATGAAACAAATGATCACCTTATGGGTTATTTTCATCTTGCTAGTATCCCCTTAAGAATAAGGACAAAAAGTTAATACTTTGCTTGAAAAACTGAATGGgactgggcggggtggctcatgcctgtaatcccagcactttgggaggccgaggctggtggatcagttgaggtcaggagttcgagatcagcctggccaacatggtgaaaccccatccctactaaaaatacaaaaattagcccgtgAGCTGGCAGgaccctgtaatctcagctactcaggaggctcaggcaggagaatcacttgaccccaggaggcggaggttgcagtgagccgagattgtgtcactgtactccagactgggcaacagaggcgtttccgtctccaaaaaaaacaaaaaacaaaaaaaactgaatgCTACAAGTTCAACCCATTACTAACCAGTTCCTGAAGAAttggcttttttctcttttttttcctctggcttttcccttcattttaaaatgtaatagggGATGTAATAGTGCCTCTTGAGCAAATAGTTTTGGTATACTTACAACAATGTCCTGTACATAGTGAGCATTCAATATAAGCTGGCTAATAGTACTGACGCCAGTTGTAACAGTAGCATTAGAAGCTGTAACTCAAGTATGTCCATAAATGACAATAGGAAAAAGAATTGCTGCCACTCAGCACAATTTGGAGTACTGAATGCCATTGTTTACTTTTTCTAGAAGGAGAGTGATCTAAACTGAATGTACACGGCTAATGGTTTGGATAGACAGAGATTTTAAGTGGGCAAAAGTGGAGGCTGTGTTGACAAGAAGCTTTGGGGAATGGTGATATGGACGAATTTCCCAGAATGGTCCCAGAGTATGAGAATAATGTCCCATATGAATACTAACCTAAATTCTCACTCTTCAGAGGAGGCTATCAACAATCAGGTACACATCAACCATATGGCTGTTACGTAGTCTCTTTTCCTATCACCCCACTGATTGCCCAAGTGATTTATTTGTAAACAATGTGACCAGGATGGCAGGCAATGGTAGAGGTGATACTTGAGCTCTGTAGTATAGACTTagctcaccaaggctgacctctGGATACTGATGCTGCTAAGTGCCCCATATGTCAGGGGAAGTATTCTTGTATTCTTGCAAGTATTTTGTGATGGATAAGGCAGGGATTTGTCTTCACTGAGATAAACCCTCTAAATTTGGATATGCTTCACTTTGCTATTGCTAGCAGGACCACCTATGAACTTACTGAACACTTTATACCTCATATCTCAACATTTTTTGGACCCATTATACAGAAAGGGTAAGGTAATGAATGGATGACCATGGGACTCAGTAGTCCTAATGTGTACCACATTCCTTATAAGCAGAAGTCTCAGTTTTTGGAAGACTCAGTTAAAGTGGCATGTAGTCATTTAGCACCCTCTTGGAGTACTGTTCAATTTTGGATGTTGTAGATGTGCTGAATAGTGGCTAAGAAAAGGCATAATTTCTTCTGTAGCCAAAATGCATTGGTTAAAGAAAAGAGATGTAGGAATGGAGTGGTCCGTCTCATATTACACTTAATAATAGCCAACTCAAAAAAGTTATGCTTTCCATGTTTCCAACTCAGGGctctctgctgtttttttttgttttagaaaaggaGGAGTACATACTCCCACCAGTAGTCATGGAGATGCCtctttgtttattgatttaccaaaaatgatttatttttatatgaagttTGAAGCAGTTTAAATTACATTCATTTGCTGGCTTAAAGAACTGTGGGAAGTCTTGACTTAATGGGAGTTGGGCTTTTGGACTCCTCCtctgtcagttttctttttatttctgtttccacCCCCCgcttcccccacccctcccctctctttttAGGGGCATAGGCAAGGAACCGTGACAGAtaatttgagtatttttaaaaatactctcatAAAAAGTACacctttggccgggcgcggtggctcacgcctgtaatcccagcactttgggaggctgaggcggggggatcacgtaAGGTCAGGaaggagatcagcctggccaacatggtgaaacccggtctttactaaaaatacaaaaataagccaggcgtggtggtgcgtgcctgtagtcccagctacttgggaggctgaggcaggagaatcgcttgaactcgggaggcggagattgcaatgagcccagatcgtgccactgcactccagcctgggcgacagatctcaaaaaaaaaaaaaaaaaaaagaaagaaaaccattttttccaCAACACttttcaaagaatgttttaaaagcaaTGACAATCCATAATCAGTGAGAATTCCCACCCAGATTATGGTCTCAATTCCTTTTTCAAAGAGCAGTCAGGCTACTTGGAGACCTGGGTAAATTTACGGATTTTAATACATTCAAGAGGAACAGCAACCAAATGCCGTATTTGGATCTGGTGGGATCTCATTCAGACAAAATCAGTATAAAAAATACTTGAGACAAttcaggattttctttctttaagggCTAGGTATTGGATAATGTTccacatcatttttaaaattttcttaggtGTAAAATCTCagtgtattttctttatatccgTATCTGTTAGGATATTtgtgaaaatattcataattaaaaTCACATATATGGGATTTCATGTTTCGGATATTTTTTAGACTCCCTCATCTGTCAGTGTGGGTGCGGATAATGAAACAAAATGGGCAAGATGTTGGTAACTGTTGAAGCCTCCGCGACGAGCCTTGGGAAGTGCAGGattctctgtatttttgtgtCTACTTCGGGATGTCCATGACCACTCCctttcccctccaaaaaaaaaagtttaaaaaaaaaaaaaaaagctggccaaATCAGTGAACGTATTTCTTTTTTGGTCAACAAAGGGCTACCCTGAGAGGAATCTACATGCAGAAAAGCTCAGGCGACTGAACTAACGAAACGCTGCAGTTGGCACAGAGAGGAGTTCTCGGGGCCGCACCCTCCTCTGTCCCGCAGGCGAATTGAGAAGCGCTATCGCCATCTTGTGGCGATAATGGATAGGATAATGTAGCTAAAACTTTGTTTCGTTTTATTATTTCGATTAGG from Macaca fascicularis isolate 582-1 chromosome 4, T2T-MFA8v1.1 includes these protein-coding regions:
- the LOC102119981 gene encoding histone H2A type 1, which encodes MSGRGKQGGKARAKAKTRSSRAGLQFPVGRVHRLLRKGNYAERVGAGAPVYLAAVLEYLTAEILELAGNAARDNKKTRIIPRHLQLAIRNDEELNKLLGKVTIAQGGVLPNIQAVLLPKKTESHHKAKGK
- the LOC102116507 gene encoding histone H2B type 1-J, with translation MPEPAKSAPAPKKGSKKAVTKAQKKDGKKRKRSRKESYSIYVYKVLKQVHPDTGISSKAMGIMNSFVNDIFERIAGEASRLAHYNKRSTITSREIQTAVRLLLPGELAKHAVSEGTKAVTKYTSAK